Genomic segment of Peribacillus frigoritolerans:
CCTGACTCGATTAAACAAGAATTTGGAAAATATGGGCTGATAGAGTTTTCGGAAATTGTTGAGCCCCATAAGAATATGGAAAATAAACCTCCATTTAAATTTATAATGGTAAAATGTCAAAAGGACTAGAATGGCTTTATCCATAAAAAGGGCATGTTTTGATCAAGCATTTTTTCAACACATGCTCTTTTCTATTTGCTCTCGATTCTTTATTTGTCGGCTACAAGGAAAGGAAATTGAACCATGACTTAGAACGGGGATCGAAAAAGGCGCTAAAGAACGTAGCAGCGGATATCCGGAAGAAGCTTGGTGAATAAACAAGGGTGGATTTTGAACGGAAAAACCAAATCCTGATGACTCATGAAATTGTAATAAAGCGGTTGTGAAAAAATGACATCGGCAGGGTATGAGTTCTGTTTTAACAGGGCTCATACCCTTAATTTTGTCTTAATTTCTCGTGTGGAGAAAGAGAATTAGGCTATAGACGCAGATATGAAAGGTATTAAACAATTAAAAAATGTAAAGAGGGAATTTTAAGTTTAATAACTATTAAATTTGAAAATATTCAACAAATGAAGAAACAACAAAATCAATTAGAGATGAACGATAAAATAATAAAGGGTACTAACAACATTTCGAAAAAGGTTGTTAGTATCACCAAAATATTTAGCTTCTTACATCTTTTGAATGATCAAACATCTTTAAAATAAAAATTGCACTTAGAAAAAGTACTGGAATTCCTACAACAAAGTAATAAATACCTTTGGGCATATACATATCAAAGAAATATAAAAATAATACTACCCAGAGAAATAGGACAATATATTTGATTGATTTTTTCATTTTTGATCAATCATCCTTTAAATTAATAAAAGTCTATCCAACCATTATTAGGCCTCTTATCTCTTTTATCAAGTGGTTTTGCCAACAATAAAAAATATCCTTTTTTCTACAATAAATATTTTTTTTAGTTGGTGGGTTCCAAAAATGAACAGTACAAATTCAGAATTGATACAGGCCATTGTTTTTCGAGATACCTTCAAGGAGGTTCATGCCAATAAGCTCGAGCTTGAAATAAAGGCCGTCGATTTATATCCTGAAGGCTATGATCTCAATTCTTTATTTGTCAGCTACAAAGAACGGAAAATAAACCACGACTTAGAGCGGGGATCAAAAAAGGCGTTAAAGAATGTAGCAGCGGATATTCGGAAGAAGCTTGGTGAATAGTACGATCATCAAAAATGCAAAAAAGCCTCTCTAAAAGGTTTCAGTTATTAGATCTAAATTTAAAAAAGTAGATTGGAACGGAAGGTACGAGACTCCTGCGGGAAAAGCGCGTCCAAGGGAGACCCCGCAGGCGCAAAGGCGTCGAGGAGGCTCCCGGACCGCCCGCGGAAAGCGAGTGCCTGGAGTGGAAATCACGTTCAAGTTGTCTATGTCTACAGTTTGAAGCCTCTCTAAATGAGAGGCTTTTTTACATTGTATTGCCAAAATTCTCTTTTATTGAGTTCTTTTACTTCTTTCATGATATAGATTAATTAATTCTGCATTTTGCTCATTCATCTTTTTCACATTCTTATTAATCGTTGCCAATTCCCATAGTACGGCTAATCCAAAGATTAGTATAAGCGTTAATAAATCCATCGTTGCCCTCCTATTGATGTTTTGTACCTTTAATTAAATGATTCTTTTCAATTTCCTTGGATTCAATTTCTCAACTTGGGAAGGCAAGTTTTTTCTTTGATAATAATTGTTTTGAATCAATGCATATATGACTAAAAAAGTTCCCAGTAATTCGAATGATGATAGTGGTTTTCCTTGGATAAAAACGATGATCAACGTGGTTATTGGAACTAAATTGATAAATAGGATTCCATTGATCGGCGTTAAAAGTTTAATGCCTAAATTCCAGCTTAAAAGGGCTATGGCACCAGGGAAAATAATCATGAAAATCATCTCGCCATAAATGGATTGCATAACCTCTGCTGTAGGGACAGAAAGGCCCATTGCAGTTGCGAGGAATGTTATGATGGCTGATACTGCAGTTCCTAAGATGCACGTTAAAGTCGAATAGCGAAGTGTTGACCATCCATTAAATTGGTTGCCGCCCATCGTATATATAACCCAGCCTATAACCCCGATGAGGATGAAAAGGATAGGGATGAGGCTATCTTTCAATAAAAATACGAATGATATATTGCCATTGGTAATGACAAGAAAGGCCCCTATCAAGGCAATGAACATGCTGGCAATGGTATATTTCATGGGCCTGGCATTTTTGAAAACCCACAGAATTAAAATTGAAATCATGGGCATTAATGATTCCATGATGGAAGCAACAATTACCCCGTTATGTCCCAGTAAGTCTTGACCTGCGAAAATGAGAAAGTTGTATACAGTGAACGCCATCGTTCCAAAAAACAATAATTTCTTTCCTTTCCCTTCAAGGCTAAATGACTTCTTACCCTCTTTAATTAAAAGTAATATCCCTAAAATTACGCTAACAGCTAAATATCGCAAAAAAGAGAAATAAAAAGGATCAATATACATTAGTGCCCTTTCTGCAACTGGAAACATCGCTCCCCAAGAAATGCTGGCTGTCAAACATAAAAGTGCACCGATTAAAACTTGATTTTTTTTCATAAAAGCTTCCCCTCAAAAATAATGATTGATTAAATTCCTATACACACCTTATGATAAAGTCATTATCATGTAAAATGACTTAAAATGAATATAATCATCATTATTAATGATAGTTGAGAAAGGGGGTCACTTTTATGGAAATGCGGGATTTGCAAATATTCCAGTGCGTCGCTAAATATGGCAGCGTAAGTAAGGCGGCTGTTGAGTTGAATTACGTCCAATCCAATGTAACGGCGAGGATTAAGCATTTAGAGCAGGAGTTACGGACGCCTTTATTCAATAGGCATAAACGCGGCATGTCTTTAACTGCAGAGGCCAGAAAAATGCTGGAGTATGTAAACAAAATTTTGCTTGA
This window contains:
- a CDS encoding YrzO family protein produces the protein MDLLTLILIFGLAVLWELATINKNVKKMNEQNAELINLYHERSKRTQ
- a CDS encoding DMT family transporter; protein product: MKKNQVLIGALLCLTASISWGAMFPVAERALMYIDPFYFSFLRYLAVSVILGILLLIKEGKKSFSLEGKGKKLLFFGTMAFTVYNFLIFAGQDLLGHNGVIVASIMESLMPMISILILWVFKNARPMKYTIASMFIALIGAFLVITNGNISFVFLLKDSLIPILFILIGVIGWVIYTMGGNQFNGWSTLRYSTLTCILGTAVSAIITFLATAMGLSVPTAEVMQSIYGEMIFMIIFPGAIALLSWNLGIKLLTPINGILFINLVPITTLIIVFIQGKPLSSFELLGTFLVIYALIQNNYYQRKNLPSQVEKLNPRKLKRII